The Homo sapiens chromosome 19 genomic scaffold, GRCh38.p14 alternate locus group ALT_REF_LOCI_34 HSCHR19KIR_FH15_A_HAP_CTG3_1 genome includes the window TTCAGAGACAATGGAAGACAGGCCCACAATCACAGAGCTGGCAGGTGCTGAGCCAACGCTTGAATCCAAGGCTTCTACCTCCCCAGGTTTCCAAAAGCAGAGATAAGAGGGGTCCTTCACTTACCAGTTTTGAAGCTTGGTTCAGTGGGTGAAGGCCAACTACTAGAAGGGTTTCCTAGAACATGGGACAGGAGAGAGGTGTGGCAATGAGGATGCCTGTCTTCTACTCAATGGAAATCTTTGAGGTTGGTTCATGGCCAACATTCTATTATCTAATGTTGGGCCCTGGGAGTCCTGGCATCCCATTCTCCATAATCATTGTAGGTGACACCAACTATCTTGAGACTTCAAGGTATAAGGAGAAAACAggagcatcacactacctgacttaaaaATATGTTACAGAGCTGTAGTAAGCAAAACAACATGACATTGGCATAAAGAAAAGCACATAAAACAATGGAGCAGAATGAAGAACACGGATGTAATCCACCCATTTACATCCAATGGACTTTGACAAAGGTTCGAAGAATCTACAATCTGGAAAGGACAgtcatttcaataaatggtgcagggaaaactggatatctacatgcagagGGATGAAACTGCACCTCTacctctcaccatacacaaaaatcagatgaaaatggattaatgacttaagACCTGAATCCATTAAATGTCTAAAAGGAAACACTGgagaaatgctccaggacatttGTCTGAGGGAAGACATTTTGTTTAAAACCTCAAAAACACAAGTaatcacaacaacaacaaaaaaatagaccaTTGGGATTATATCAAATCAAGCAGCTTCTGCACCGCAAAGGAAGCAACCAATGAAGTGaagaagagacaacccacagaatgggagcaaatatttgcaaactatgcatctgagatgggattaataactagaatataaaagaagctcaaacacctcaataaaactaataatttaattataaaattagtaaaagacctgaacagacatttctcaatgaacaaaacatacaaatgaacatatatacattgcatatatgaaaaagtgctcagtatcactaatcatcagagaaatgcaaatgaagtcacaatgagctatcatctcaccCCATTACAATGGGTTTTATCTCAGAGACAGACaaaacaaatgttggcaaggtggtggagaaaggagaaccctgatacactgttgataggaatgtaaattaatacagccattacaGAGGAGAAGAATATGGAAGttccttaaaaactaaaaagagattaggcactgtggctcacgcttgtaatcccggcaccttgggaggctgaagtgggcagatcactggaggtcaagagttcgagaccagcctggctaacatggtgaaaccccgtctctactaaaaatacaaaaatcagccaggcgtggtggcgggcaccagtaatcccaactactcgggaggctgaggctggagaatcacttgaatcctggaggtagaggttgcagtgagcccaggtggtgccattgcactccagcttgggcaacaagagtgaaacgctatgtcaaaaaaacaaaaagcataaaacaaaacctaaaaagaGAACATCCAGaggatctagcaattccactagTGGGtgtaaatgcaaagaaaaggaCTTCAGTGTATTGAAgtgacatctgcactcccatgactgttccagcactgttcacagtagccaagatgtGGAGTCAACCTACCtgcccatcagtggatgaatggatagagagaatgtagtacatacacacaatggagacAACTCATCCATACAAAGAGTAAcgtcctgtcatttgcagccacatggatggaCTGGAGGTCATTACAAGGATTGCCATTTCTTACTCACATGCAGGATGTAAAAGGTGGACCTCatgaaggtagagagtagaatggtggatACCAGAGGTTAGGAAGGAAGGGGTGGAGGGTAacaaaagaagaatataaaagtatttatttatttatttagagacagagtctctctgtgtcaccaggctgcagtgcagtggcatgatctcagctcactgcaacctcctcctcctgggtttaagccactctcccgcctcagcctcccaagttgctgggattataggcgcctggcaccatgcctggctaattttattttttttgtctttttagtaaagaTTGGttcccccatgttggccaggctggtctccagcccCTGATtttaaatgatccacctgccttggcatctcaaaatgctgagattacaggcgtgagccaccgcacacagcatATAAAGGTATTTATGATCCCTagattttacacttaaaaatggtaaagttGATAAATTATATAGGTATATTTAACCTCAATCAgcattttttcaaaggaaaagaaaaagtgtagGGGTTGCTGGTGATGACATCTCTGTGTAGgtgagaggccagggtgggcttCTGGGAAATGGGTAAGGTTGAGGGGCTGAGGGAACCTCTGATCTCCCCAAACTGAGCCCAGTCTCCCTCCTCTGGGTCTGTCCTGACCACTTTCTCCATCTGCCTGGGTACCCGGAGCCCTTACTGCAAGCTTCCATGCAGGCCATGCAGGAGGGTTTGGAGGTGCCCTGTCTGCCATCCTGTGCCCTGATCCCACCCTCACACCATGCTGCATCTTCTCTCCACATCTGTCCATGCTTCTCTCCATCATCAGCAGGAAGCTCCTCAGCTAAGGCTCTAGGACCATAGGACATGGGACAGACATTGGCTTTCCTCACCTGTGACAGAAACAGGCAGTGGGTCACTCGGGTCTGACCACTCGTAGGGAGATCCATGGAAAGAGCCGAAGCATCTGTAGGTCTCTCCGTGGGTGGCAGGACCCAGAGGGAAGTCGGCCTGGAATGTTCCATTGATGCTGGGCACTGCAGGGAGCCTAAGTTCATGGGCTTCCCCTTCCCTGGATAGATGGTAGATGTCAAAGGAGCTCTGGGAGCTGCAGGACAAGGTCACGTTCTCTCCTGCGCGAACCGTGGGGCCCGGCCGGGCTGTAAGCGAAGGTTTCTCATATAGACCTGGAAGGAGAAGAGGCAGTTTCCTCAGGGAGGTTCTTCCTTGTCACAGCTCCCCTCCCACCTGAGCTGAGAACTCACTGCCCTGCTCTATGGCctagtgctctctctctctctctcaccctccacccctaACTCTTCCTGTCGATCCCTCCCTATGTGGTTCCAGCCTGGTGGTGGCATCAGCAGTGCACCCTTGCTGATCTCAGGGTAGCCAACCTTCTTGTTTGGTTTTTTAACTTGTCCTTCACCTGGGTTCCTGTGTTGGTTTCCTGTTGTTGCTGGAGAAAATTATCACaaacatggcggcaggagagaacACACTGACCCCTTCCACTTCTGGAGACAGAAATCAGACCCTGTTCTTCCTGGGCTACAATCAAGGCATCTGCAGGGCTGCATTCCCTCTGGAGACTCGGGAGAATCAGTTCCATTGATTTCTCCAGCCCCTTCGTGGCTCGTGGtcttcctccaccttcaaagcccACAGTGGCTGGTGGAGTATCCCACGATGCTGCTCTAATCcccattctcctcttccttctccactcatatggacccttgtgattacactgagcCCAGTGGGAGAGTCCAGgccatctccccatctcaaggtcaACTCATCAACAACCTGAGCTCCATCTTCCCCTTCAGTCCCCTGCCCTATAACATAGTCACAGGCTCCAAGGATTACAATGTGGCCATCGATGGGGACAGTTATTCTTTCCAACACAGCACCCATTCCCCTGTATTCAATCCCCCTTTACCCCAAATATAGTTGGGGCCTGGATGATCGGACTCTGGTGGACACCCCCACCAGAAGCTCTGGGACTCAGGAGGTGGGACAAGGAGAAGCCCAGACAGGAGCCCTCTGACCTGTGACCATGATCACCAGGGGGTTGCTGGGTGCCGACCACTCAGTGGGGGAGTGCGGGTGAAAACCTCGACATCTGTAGGTCCCTGCGTGTGCTGGGGTCACAGGGCTAATGAGGAAACTGTTCCAGAATATTCTGTTGTAGAGCTCAGGGACAGGGACCCCATCTTTCTTGTACAGCGTGAAGATGTTAAACCCACGACGATAGTGACACCGAAGAGTCACGTGTCCTCCTTGAGGCACCACAGCGCTGGGCCAGGCAGAGCAGAAGGGCTTGTCCTGACCACCTTGGGGAGAAGGAGATGCCGCCTCAGAGAGGAGTATGTTGagctgcccctccctccctgtgctCAGAAGAttctccccatttcttctttctaaGGCTCCTACCACACCTGGGTGCCTGGGGCTACAGGAAGGACCCATCCCGCATAGACGTGGCGTCTCCCTACAACAAAAGTGTCAGTTGAGAACTGAGCAGGTGCTGAGTAAGGGACTCTTACTAGATTTTAATACTGCAAGATTAGTTACACCAAACAACACAAAGTAGACATGGGGTGGAGGGTATGACCTTTGTGAATGGAATATTAGCTAATGCCTGAACCACAATAAACAACTGAGCTCCATCAGAGGATTTGGAATGGCAGGGTCGTGGCTGTGGTTCCCCCACCTCTTCTGGCAGAATGACAGCAGCCACACTGCAGCCCCTACCGTCATGGAAACGCTGGAGGGTGTGAGTTACCCTCTTGTCCTCAGAGGACCTGCTGTTCCTAACACTGCTACCCTTCCCTCCTCTGTCGGTGACACCACATCCCCCCACACACCCCAGCTTTGAGCACCTCAGTAtcccgcctgggccacacagAGCTCAACTCAGCCATGGGGAAGAAAGGCTGGGGAGGGCTAAGACAAAACAGAAGGCTGAGCATACCAGGATCTCCTCTTACTAGTTCATGAGAGACTCCCAAGATCTCCTCTTACTAGTTCATGAGAGACTCCCAGGATCTCCTCTTACTAGTTCATGAGAGACTCCCCCCAGGCCTTCCCATGGTCAGCCCATCAGCCCACCCTCTGTGCTGCCTCCCTCCCATTTCCGGAAAATTCACTTGTATTGGGGTGAAGATGGCAACCCATCATTTGGGGAAGGACTCACCCACGTGTGCCCACACACTCTGGTCCAAGAAGAACCCTGCAAAGAAAGATCATGATGAACTATTCATCTCGGCACCAACCTACCCTTTCCTCCTGAGCCACTGGGCGCCACGCTGGACTGAAAATTAACTCATCCTCACCACTCACTTGCTTCAGAACATGGCTCTCTGCTGGGGAGACACCCAATCTGCAGGCCCATAGTGTAACCCTGGTGCTCCTTCCCTTCCAGGACTCACCAAGACATGCCAGGATGATGACCGTGGGTGACATGGACATGGTGCAGCTTCTGCTGCCAGGACGCAGTGACTCGGCTCGACTGACCGGTGCAGAGGATGTGGTGAGGGGCCCGGATCGTGCAGTTGACACATTGACCACAACATGTGAAGGGGACATAGGTAGGCTTCTTCTACGTCATATGAGGTTCAAGTGGTGAATCAGTCAAGGGAGGAATGAGGGTTTCTGAAAACTGCAGACTAGACTTGTCACTTCACATCATGCGCAACGGCCAGGCTCAAAACACATCTCAGACTCACTTACCCCTGCACGGGACGATTGAATTCTGCACTCACATGAGGAacttttgatgtatttttttttgtttctacctGAGATTCAAACTCTCCTTGATATGTAATATGCAAAATACCTAATAGGTTTTATTAACACTATAGAGCAATCGTATTAAATAAATCATCATAATTTTCCATGGTTGTATTTTTCCTGTTAAGCCAGAAAcagataaaatgatttaaatccCAGTAGAAAAGACTATATAGTTATTTCGCATCATAGAATTCCACCTTATTAGCAAAAACACAATATGTCAATTGAAGGTCTGGTCGTGTTATCTAGAATTTGTCTTATGACACAAGAGTCCAAATTCACAGTTCCCTGTCTCCCTTTTTGTCTCTCTGTAACGTgtgctttttttctccctgtgttgtttgtgtgtctttctttctctctctcatttgagGAAAAAATATCAGACTGATAACATCCTCCAACTTGATACTGGAATATTGCAATAACTGAAGGTTGAAATCTACACATTTAATGTGCTGTCATTCTTACAAATGTCTCTTATTTACACCTACCTTTCTGGAGTTTGTAAGAACTTTTTCACtatgcattttaaatttgtaaaactcataatttttaaaaagggatggGTCTCACTGTTTGCCCAGGGTGGCCTTTACTCATTCTATAAGGCTGGCATCACCCTGATACtaaagacagaaaagaacattaaacaaaagaaaactacatgccaatattcctgatgaacatagaggcAAAAATCCACAAAAAATACTAAGAACTGAATCccgcagcatatcaaaaagtgaatccaccatgatcaagtcaacTTTATTCTTAGGGTGCAAGGTTGGTTGAACATACAcaatcaatacatgtgattcatcacctaaacaaaactaaaaacaaaaaccacatgatcttCTCAACACACATGTAGAACATACTTTTTACTAAGAATTTCTTCATGTTAAAAGCCCTCAACAAGCTAAGCATTGAAGAAACATAACTCAATATAATAAGAGCCGcctgtgacaaacccacaaccaacatcatactgaatgagtaAAAGCTGGAAGAAGTTCCCTTCATAAgtgaaacaagacaagaatgcccactctcaccatcctattcaacatagtacttgaagtcctagacagagccatcaggaaagagaaagaattataAGGCATCCAAGTAAGAAGAGAGTAGCAGAGAGAGGTAGTCAAATTACCTCTGTTTGAAGATGAGATAATTTCTATACCTagaaaccccatagtctctgcccaaaggctcctaCATCTGAGAAACAAACTTCAGCACAGTTTAAGGGCAGAAAGTCAAtgtacaggctgggtgtggtgtctcagcctgaaatctagcactttgggagggcgaagcgggtggatcacctgaggtctggagttcgagaccagcctggccaacatggcgaaaccctgtctctactagaaacacaaataTAGCCGGACGGGGTGGtacgcaactgtagtcccagctgcttgggaggctgagtcaggagaaccgcttgaacctgggaggcagaggttgcagtgagcggagatcacgccattgcacctcagcttgggcaacaacagtgaaactgcatctcaaaaaaaaaaccaaaacaaatttaattaatgAGGAAAAGGGTATTTGTGGTGTCCATCATGATGTTTTCATATAGGTACACATTGTGGAATGGATGAAACAACCtctttatcatatttattttttcacatacttgtatgttttgtgtgtgtggtgagaacatgtAAAATCTAATCTCTTAGTAATGTTCAATACACCATATGTTGCTATTAACTGGAGTCACCAAGacatacaatagatctcttgaaccgATTtcttctaactgaaattttgcatcctttgaccaacatctcttcaATCTCTCTCCATCCCAGGTTCTTTCGACGACCATTTTACTGTTCCTCTAGGTTCCACTTCTTACACTCCACACATGAGATCAtgtggcatttgtctttctgtgcctggattgtttcccttaacataatgtcctctaagtTTTTTCACATTGTCACAAATGAGAGGACTTCCTTCTTTGTTGTAAAGGTTGTATAGTACTTCATTACGTTCCTATcgtataccacgttttctttgtCCATGCACCCATAGATGGGCAGTAAGggtgattccacatcttggctgttatgaataatgcggctgtaaacatgggaatgcagatatctcttcaacatactgattccACTTCCTTTGGATACATGCGCAGTAGTTGGATTGCAGACACATATGggaattctatgtttaattttttcaggaacttccagactgttttccataatggttatgctaatttacattcccatcaactgcatacaaatgttcccttttctccacatcctcgttaacccttgttattttttatgtttttgataatggtcttttttttttttttttttttgagactcagtcttgctctgtcacccaggctggagtgcagtggcacaatctcggtgtactgcaacctctgcctcctgggttcaagcgattcccctgcctcagtctccagagtagctgggactacaagtgtgcgccaccaaactctgctaatttttgtatttttagtagggatggggtttcaccatattggccaggctggtttcgaactgctgacctcaggtaatctccctgcctcggcctcccaaagtgcctgaattacaggcatgagccaccatgcccagactgttAATGGTCATTCTAagaggtgtgaggtgatatctcattctagttttaatttttatttagctgATGTTTAGTAATGCtaatcattttttcatataccttttggtGATTTGTCTTATTcttagaaatgtttattcagatactttgcccatttttttaagttGGGTTATTTGATTTCTTaccattgagttgtttgagtttcttatatattttggatattaattccttattaGATGTATGggtgcaaatatattctcccattccataggttgtctttccacttgttgagttttttttttctttgcagaaactTTCAATTTGATATAATgttatttgtctacttttgcttttgttgcctgggcctttgggttaatatccaaaatggtTTTGCCCAAGCCAGTGGAGTTTTCCCTtgatttcttttagtagttttttttttttttttaagatggagtctcactgtgttgccccggctggagtgcagtggtgcgatctcggctcactgcaacctctacctcctgggttcaagtgattctcctgtctcaacctcccgagtagctgagattacaggcacccacaaccacacccagctgtttttgtatttttagtagaggcgggatttcaccatgttggccatgctggtcttggaatcctgaccttaggtgatctgcccaccttggcctcccaaattgctgggattatagtctttcatcttacatttaagtcattaatctatcttgagttgactttGTATGTTTTGTGaggcaaatgtccacttccattcttctgcatgtggacatgCAGTCTCCCAAtcccatttattaaagagactgttccttctccattgtgtgttcttgacacATCCCAAAAATTGTTTGACCCTAAatgcatgcatttttttcctgGGCTATGAATcacttccattggtctatgtgtctgtttttatgcaagtactgtgttgttttaattactgtaatttTGTAATGTAGTTTGTGtttaggtaatgtgatgcttccaactttgttcctttCCCTCTAGATGGCTTTGGTTATTTgagatcttttgtggttccacatgaattttaggactgttttttctatttctgtaaaaaaaatgtcattggattTTTGATAATGGTTGCATTGAATCACTTTGGATagaatggacattttaacaacattaatccTTCTGATccgtgaacatggaatatctttcgatttatttgtttatttcttgagttttttcatcaatgttttatagctttTGCATACAGATCTTTCTACTCCTTGGGTGAATTTATTCCtgcatgttttgttttctgtagttATTGCAAATGGGCTTATTTTCTTGTAAActtttttggatagtttgttgttaatgtatagaaactttgttgttgttgttgttgttgttttgatgaTACCCATCCTAAGGGGTATGAAATGGCATCTGGTGTAGTTTTAGTtagtatttccctaatgattcgTGAtgctgaatatcttttcatgcgtatgttctttggagaaatgtctgtttcagtactttgcccatttttgaattgagtTTATTGTGATTGAGTTTTAGGAGTTGTctgtatattctggatgttaatcCCTTACAGGTGGTGtggtttgaaaacattttctcccattctgtgggttgtctttttactttgatAATATCGTCTTAAAAGTTCTTTTTCCTTGCCATGTGAAGTAACTGATGTTGTCTTTTGAgtcacaatatttcaaaattttcataaagtctaacttgtttattttttctgtagtaGCCTGTGCCGTTGTTGTCACATCTAAAGAATCACTGCCAAATCCGATGTTGTGaagttttcctttgtgttttcttctaagactttaattaaattttatttgtcaatatttaGGACTGACAAAAGCTTTTTAACATTCCTGGCACCATCTCAGTTATTGATCTACTCCCAAGATGGATCATTTCAATTAAAACATGTAAAGCATGACCTCACCTGAATGTGTTTGAACTTGCTCTTCTCCCTTTCAAATCGACTCCCTCACTTACATAGTTTGTGTTCAAATGtcaacaaataaaacataa containing:
- the KIR2DL4 gene encoding killer cell immunoglobulin-like receptor 2DL4 isoform c precursor (isoform c precursor is encoded by transcript variant 3), whose translation is MSMSPTVIILACLGFFLDQSVWAHVGGQDKPFCSAWPSAVVPQGGHVTLRCHYRRGFNIFTLYKKDGVPVPELYNRIFWNSFLISPVTPAHAGTYRCRGFHPHSPTEWSAPSNPLVIMVTGLYEKPSLTARPGPTVRAGENVTLSCSSQSSFDIYHLSREGEAHELRLPAVPSINGTFQADFPLGPATHGETYRCFGSFHGSPYEWSDPSDPLPVSVTGNPSSSWPSPTEPSFKTDAAVMNQEPAGHRTVNREDSDEQDPQEVTYAQLDHCIFTQRKITGPSQRSKRPSTDTSVCIELPNAEPRALSPAHEHHSQALMGSSRETTALSQTQLASSNVPAAGI
- the KIR2DL4 gene encoding killer cell immunoglobulin-like receptor 2DL4 isoform b precursor (isoform b precursor is encoded by transcript variant 2), with the translated sequence MSMSPTVIILACLGFFLDQSVWAHVGGQDKPFCSAWPSAVVPQGGHVTLRCHYRRGFNIFTLYKKDGVPVPELYNRIFWNSFLISPVTPAHAGTYRCRGFHPHSPTEWSAPSNPLVIMVTGLYEKPSLTARPGPTVRAGENVTLSCSSQSSFDIYHLSREGEAHELRLPAVPSINGTFQADFPLGPATHGETYRCFGSFHGSPYEWSDPSDPLPVSVTGNPSSSWPSPTEPSFKTGIARHLHAVIRYSVAIILFTILPFFLLHRWCSKKKMLL